ACTCAGAAGTGAACGGTTGTTTGGACTGTTCCTGTTGGGCAAATCTTCTCATAAACAGGAAATTATCGCTCACCCCAAATGGCTCCAGACAGATGAGCTTTCGGTTACGGAAACTTATGTGTTGGGGTATACACTGGGGCATCAATTCAATCCGTCGAATCCCTCTGAAAAAGCGTTTCTTTCATTCATGGAAGTCACTGAACTTCTGTATGGGCTGGAAGATATGGTGAGTGAAGACAATCGGGATCTGTTCCAATTGTGGTTCATGCTGGGAGATAAAGCCCTGTCCCAAGGATATGCATTCAGAAATCCGCGGGCCATAGCTGCTGCAGCTTATTATTTGAGTGAGTCTGCCCGAAGCAGCACAGGGACGAAAAAAGAAGCAGCATCAGTATTTGGTGTGTCAGTGGCTACTTTGACGAAATATGCAGATCAGTTAATACAGTTCCTTCCATATTATGGGGAGTAAGCAGAAAAGTTGATAGAAGGCCAATTATTGATTACGATTTAGTCAGCGATCAGACAGGAGGGACAACAATGGCGGAAGAGAAAGTATTTGATGTCATTATTATTGGTGCGGGGCCAGCTGGACTGACAGCGGCAGTTTATACATCACGCGCAAACTTATCCACGCTTATGCTGGAGCGCGGAGTGCCGGGCGGCCAGATGGTCAACACCGAAGAAATTGAAAACTATCCGGGGTTCGATCACATTCTCGGACCGGATCTTTCTACTAAAATGTATGAACATGCACAAAAATTTGGTGCCGAATATGCATATGGTGACGTCTCAGAAATTACAGACGAAGGCGATTATAAACGGGTAAAAGCAGGATCGAAAGAATACAAAGCACGCGCAATCATCATATCTTCCGGCGCTGAATACAAAAAGCTCGGCGTGCCGGGCGAACAGGAATTCAGCGGACGCGGTGTCAGCTACTGTGCTGTCTGTGACGGAGCTTTCTTTAAAGAAAAAGAATTGGTGGTCGTCGGAGGCGGAGATTCCGCTGTGGAAGAAGGGATTTATCTCACCCGGTTTGCCAGCAAAGTAACCATAGTTCACCGGCGTGACGAGCTCAGGGCGCAAAAAATTATTCAGGACCGGGCCTTTAAGAACGATAAGATCGATTTCATCTGGAATACAACAGTGGATGAAATCAGAGGACAGGAAGGCAAAGTAAGTGGAGTCCTGCTGAAATCAACAGAAGATGAATCCGACCGGACGTTTAAAGCGGAGGGTGTATTCATCTATATCGGCATGCTTCCACTGACTAAACCGTTCCAATCGCTTGGAATTCTGAATGATGAAGGCTACGTCAAAACAAATGACCAGATGGAAACAAGCGTTCCAGGTATCTATGCGGCAGGAGATGTCCGTGAAAAGACACTTCGCCAAGTTGTGACAGCGACAGGCGATGGCAGTATTGCTGCACAGGCTGCACAGCATTATATTGAAGAATTGAAAGAAAAAGCAGGAGTCGAAGCCTGATTTAACTTGTTCTTAACAATACTGTAATCGTTATGACATGTAAACGAGGTATAGTAAGAGTAGTAATTGACCCCCTTTTTAATAGTAAGACTTTGAAAGGCCGTTTGCCGGCATGCCCGGCAGACGGCCTCTTTTTGCTTTCCTTTTTACGGCACGCCCGGAACACTGTATAATAGGGATTAGTTTACGAGAGATGCGGAGTGTCGAATGTGCAGCGAATTGCAAATCTATTAGTGATACAAGACGGACAGGTATTGCTATTAAAGAAACCAAGACGCGGTTGGTATGTCGCACCGGGCGGTAAAATGGAGCCGGGAGAGTCGATTTATGAAGCAGCGGTCCGTGAATTTACAGAAGAAACAGAAGCAGTGCCAGTCGGGACTCATTTAAAAGGCGTTTATACAATGGTTATTAAAGAAGATGGAAAAGTGATTGACGAATGGATGCTTTTTACTTTTGCAGCCAGCGGATTGCTCGGAAGACCGGCTGAGGAAAATAGAGAAGGCGTGCTTGAATGGCATCCGGTTTCCAGCTTACAAACCTTGCCGATGGCTGAAGGCGACCGGACAAATTTACTGTTTGCTGCTCATCAGGCGGGGACGCAATATGGAACATTTACTTACACACCGGATTTTTCACTCATCCGGGAAACGATTCAGTATTCGGATGGAGGAGTGAAAGCCAATGGGACCGACTGATCAACAAACAGAGCTGATTATCATAACGGGTATGTCAGGAGCAGGCAAGACCGTGGCTATCCAGAGTTTTGAAGACTTAGGCTTTTTCACAATTGATAATCTGCCGCCCGAACTGCTGCCGACTTTCCTGCAGCTGATGAGGGATTCAGGCAAGTCAATGAAACGGGTTGCAGCGGTGATGGATCTCCGTGGCGGCAATTTTTTTGACAGCCTGCTTGATGCAACTGAAAAACTTGAAAATGATCCGCATGTCTCCCTTCAGATTGTGTTTTTAGATGCTGATAACCAAACACTTGTAAGCCGCTATAAGGAAACAAGGCGCTCGCACCCGCTATCCAGCGGGGGACTTGTACTGGAAGGTATCAAAAAAGAACGGGACATGCTGATGGAACTGCAGGGGAAAGCCCGGTATATCTATAATACGACAGGTATGAACCCGCGGGAGCTGAAAGAGCGGATCACTGCTGATTTTGGTGCGTCGGAAGAAAATGTTTTCACGATTAATGTCATGTCATTCGGGTTTAAACACGGCATTCCAATAGATGCCGACCTGGTTTTTGATGTGCGTTTTCTGCCCAATCCCTATTATATTGAAGAGCTGAAACCACAGTCAGGTCTGGATAATCCGGTTTCGGAATATGTGCTCGAGCAGCAGGAGACTCAGGAATTGATCGGTAAGTTGACTGATCTTTTTGAGTTTATGATTCCGCAGTATAAACGGGAAGGGAAAGCGCAGCTGACCATTGCATTCGGCTGTACCGGCGGTCAACATCGGTCGGTGACATTAGCGGAATACTATGGAAAAATACTCGGAAGTACGGATCGGACAATTGTAACTCACCGGGATGTTAAGACAAGGAAGGCGTGATAGCATGGAACGACTCACTCCCCAAAAGAAAGTTGTAATTATTGGAGGGGGCACAGGCCTGTCCACGCTGTTACGGGGACTGAAAGAATTGGATCTGGATTTAACTGCAGTGGTAACCGTTGCGGATGACGGCGGAAGCTCCGGCCGATTAAGGAGCGCATTGGATATACCGGCTCCGGGGGATATACGGAAAGTAATGGCGGCTTTGTCTGATGTGGAACCGCTTGTGGAAGAGATGTTCCAGTTTCGCTTCCGGCAATCCGTCGATCTCAGTGGTCATTCACTCGGCAATCTGATGCTCGCAGCATTGACTGAAATCACCGGCGATTTCGCCCATGCCGTGAGGGAGATGAGCCGTGTGCTGAACATCAAAGGGACAGTGCTGCCTGCTGCCAATCAGATTGTCACCTTACATGCAGAATTGATGGATGGCACGATTGTAAGCGGTGAATCCAAGATTCCGAGCTATATGCAGCCGATCAGACGGGTCTACATTGATCCGCCGAATGCCCGGGCACTTCAGGACTCTGTGAAAGCCATAATGGCGGCAGATGTAATCATGATTGGACCCGGATCCCTGTATACAAGTATTCTGCCAAATCTGCTTGTGACGGATATTCAAAAAGCGGTACTTGATTCAAAAGCAAAGAAGCTGTACATTTGTAATTTGATGACGCAAGCAGGGGAAACACTCGATTATACATCCGCCGATCATGTTCGGGTCCTTTATGAGCATGTCGGTTCCTCTTTTCTGGATGGCATTTTGCTGAACATGGCGCAAGTGCCGCCGAAAACGGCAGAACGCTACAGATTGGAAAAAGCGGCTCCAGTTATGTTTGATGTGGATCGGCTCACCAGTCTTGGTCTGGAAGTATACCGGGAAGACATCGCATCGATTCAGGAAGGGTCTGTCCGGCATGAACCAAAGAAAGTAGCAGAATGGCTGTACAATTATGCGCTCCGTCACTGACTCAGAGAATGAGTCAGTAAATGAATGAGAGAGAGGGGGAGTGGTATGTCGTTCGCTTCTGAGACAAAGAAAGAACTGACACAAGTGGAAGCAGATGATTGCTGTGGAAGAGCTGAGTTATCAGCGCTCATTCAAATGAACGGCGTGCTGTCTTTTTCAGATCGTAAGATGAGTCTGGATATTCAAACTGAAAATGCTGCGATTGCCCGTCGTATTTATACATTCCTGAAACGGTTTTATCCCTATACGGTAGAGTTGCTGGTTCGTAAGAAAATGCGGCTGAAAAAGAATAACGTCTATATTTGCCGACTGCGTGAGGGGGCGAAGCACGTACTTCAGGATTTAGGGATTCTTTCAGATGAATTCGGATTCCGGCGTCATATAGACCCTGAACTGATCCGCAAGAAATGCTGTAAGCGGGCTTATTTAAGGGGGGCTTTCCTTGCGGGCGGATCGGTCAATAATCCTGAAACGTCTTCTTATCATCTTGAGATTTACTCGCTGTATAAGGAACACGCAGAAGCATTGGCGAAGCTGATGAACGTGTTTCATCTGAATTCCAAAACCATTGAACGAAAGAAAGGCTTTGTGACTTACCTGAAAGAAGCAGAGAAAATAGCGGATTTTCTAAGCGTTGCAGGCGCTCACATGGCTCTTCTGAAATTTGAAGATGTACGCATTATCCGGGACATGCGGAACAGCGTGAACCGGCTTGTGAACTGTGAGACCGCAAATTTAAATAAGACAATCGGAGCAGCAATCCGTCAAGTGGAAAACATCCGTTACATCGACGATACAATCGGAATTGACCAGTTGCCGGAACGGCTCCGTGAAATTGCCCGGCTCCGTGTCGAGTATCAGGATGTCACCTTGAAGGAATTGGGGGAGATGGTATCGGCCGGAACCGTCAGTAAGTCCGGTGTTAATCACCGGCTTCGGAAAATTGATGAAATTGCAGAAGCGCTGAGACGGGGAGAAGCGGTTCAGCGCTGACCGGACTTTTCTTCTGAGAGAAAGTCCGATATGATAAGTTAAGATGCCAAGGAGGCTTTGGAATGACAGAAAAACAAGTGACAGTCCAATTGAAGGCTGGTCTGCAGGCCAGACAGGCAGCGCTTTTTGTGCAGGAAGCAAACCGCTATAATGCGGATGTCTATCTGGAAAAAGAAGAGAAGAAAGTAAATGCAAAGAGCATTATGGGGATTATGAGTCTGGCCATCAGCCGAGGGACAGAAGTTATCATTTCGGCAGACGGTTCTGACGAAGAATCAGCGGTTGAGGGACTTGCAGCACTCGTAGAAAACAACGGCTGAACCAAAAAAAACGGAAGCGATTAAAATCGCTTCCGTTTTTTTGACTTTTACTTATTGTCTTCAAGTTTATTGCGTGTAATAATCTGATCGACAAGTCCGTACTCAAGTGCACGCTCAGCTGTCATGAAGTTATCGCGGTCTGTATCGCGGGAAATCACTTCAAGGGGCTGACCTGTACGGTCTGATAGGATCTGGTTCAGTTTTTCGCGCAGGAATAAAATTCGTTTTGCTGCGATTTCAATTTCCGTTGCCTGGCCTTGAGCGCCGCCGAGTGGCTGATGGATCATGACTTCCGCATTCGGCAGTGCATAGCGCTTGCCTTTTGTGCCGGCTGCCAGCAGGAACGCGCCCATTGAAGCAGCCATACCAATGCAGATTGTCTGGACGTCCGGACGGATGAACTGCATGGTATCATAAATAGCCATTCCGGCTGTGATGCTGCCGCCAGGGCTGTTAATATAAATCGAAATTTCTTTCTCCGGATCTTCTGCTTCAAGGAACAGCAACTGTGCCACAATTGAATTTGCCACATTGTCATCAATACCGCTGCCAAGCATGATGACGCGGTCTTTCAGAAGACGTGAATAAATGTCATATGCACGCTCGCCGCGGCTTGTCTGTTCAATTACTGTAGGAATAAGATTCATGGATGTGTAGCCTCCCCATCGATTTGTTTTGCTAAATTCACTTCTTCGCTGAGTGTTTCAGCTGTATTCTTATGATACACATTAACGTCAATAAAGGTCAAATTTAAAGATTTTCGAAATTACACCTTGCAAAGAATCGATATTCTTTGTATACTAGAAAAGTCGTTAAGAGACATGCCCTCGTGGTGTAATGGATAACACGTAAGATTCCGGTTCTTGAGATGGGGGTTCGATTCCCTCCGAGGGTATACAAAAAGCGCTTTTCTGCCAGCCGGAAAAGCGCTTTTTTCATGTGGAAGGAAAGCAGGTGAAGCTATGCTGGTGTTTTATACAAAAAAGAATTGCGGCTTGTGCGAAGAAGCGGAACGGATGCTGGAGCTGATCAAAGAAGATTTTCCAATTGAATACCGGAAAGTGGATATCGAACAGGATGAACAGCTGCACGAGAAATACATGCTGATGATTCCGGTTATTGAACAAGAAGACAAGGTGCTGCTGTACGGAAATATCGGCTATGTTGATTTGCTGGAGGCGCTAAAACTGTAAGAGGAGAATTCATCGATTAATTTAACTATATAAGTTGCGGTAAACATTCACCATCCCGTCCGGCAACGGAAGGAGTAAGAGGAGGCTTGGCCGTTCGTCCGCGGCAAACGGTTTTGACTGCGACGAGCTTGCGCAGGAGCAAGCGAGCTTTTACGGTCTGAATGCCGGTCTTGAAAAAATGTGAATTCTTTAGATCAACTTATATACCGGCATTCATTTGTCTGCCTCTGAAGTGCTGCGTCTGCAGCGCTTCTTTTTTGTTGCATTTTTTCAGTCTATTCGATAGACTGAAAGTGACGGGACAGAAATAACCATAGCGGGACAAAAAACGTCCAGGAGAACGGGGTGGTTTTTATGAATCCTGTGTCTGATGCGCAACAGAAGTTGCTTCCCGAAATGACGGAGCTGCTGAAAAAAAGATATTCCATTTTAAGTGCCGTACAGCTGGAAGGCCCGATCGGCCGCCGGGCACTCAGTGAAATGGTCCGGCTGACTGAGCGTGATGTCCGGAAGGAAACTGATATTCTGCGGAATCAGAATCTCCTTATCATTCAAAATGGCGGCATGGCAATTTCACAAGAAGGCATCAGTGTTCTGGAGCGGCTGAAGGAAACGATGCGGCAATGGAGCGGGTTGTCTGACATGGAATCTGCGTTGGAAACTGTTCTTGGGATTTCACGGGTCGTAATCGTGCCACAGGACAGTGATGAAATCGCAGCGGTACAGACTCAGATCGGCCGTGAAGCCGCGCGGTATCTTGAAAGCCGGTTTACAGAGTTTAAACGCATTGCAGTCACTGGAGGAAGCACAATGGCTGCGGTAGCAGATGAACTGAAAACGGAAAAGCCGGACAGCCAGCTGGAATTCATCGCCGCCCGGGGTGGCCTCGGTGAAGATGTCCTGCACCAGGCCAATACGATTGCATCCGCTTTTGCCAAAAAAACAGGTGCTTCCTGCCGAACATTGTATTTGCCGGATCATCTCAGTGCCGAAGCCTATGAAATGATGATGCGTGAACCGTTTATCCGGGAAATGAATACCCTTTATGATAAAGCTGAAATCATTGTCCATGGAATCGGTGATGCACAGGAAATGGCCGCGCGGCGCCGATCAACTCCGGAAGAGCTGAAAGTGATTTTGGATGGCGGTGCAGTCGGGGAATCGTTCGGTTATTATTTCAACGAGTCCGGTGAAGTAGTTTACCGGATCCGTACAGTGGGTATTCAATTGGAGCAGCTCAAAAAAGTTCCGGTCATCCTGGCGGTGGCCGGCGGGAAAACGAAAGCGAAGGCTATTCTGTCTTATATGAAACACGCGCCAAAGCAAACCATTCTCTTTACAGATGAAGGTGCTGCTGAAGCAATGCTTAAAAAATATAATTTAACTGGAGGAAACAGACATGACTTTAAAATTAGCGATTAACGGTTTCGGCCGTATTGGACGTCTTGTATTCCGCAATGCACTCAAACATGATGAAATCGAAGTGGTCGCAGTCAATGACCTGACTGACGCAAAAATG
Above is a genomic segment from Planococcus lenghuensis containing:
- the clpP gene encoding ATP-dependent Clp endopeptidase proteolytic subunit ClpP, with the translated sequence MNLIPTVIEQTSRGERAYDIYSRLLKDRVIMLGSGIDDNVANSIVAQLLFLEAEDPEKEISIYINSPGGSITAGMAIYDTMQFIRPDVQTICIGMAASMGAFLLAAGTKGKRYALPNAEVMIHQPLGGAQGQATEIEIAAKRILFLREKLNQILSDRTGQPLEVISRDTDRDNFMTAERALEYGLVDQIITRNKLEDNK
- the rapZ gene encoding RNase adapter RapZ: MGPTDQQTELIIITGMSGAGKTVAIQSFEDLGFFTIDNLPPELLPTFLQLMRDSGKSMKRVAAVMDLRGGNFFDSLLDATEKLENDPHVSLQIVFLDADNQTLVSRYKETRRSHPLSSGGLVLEGIKKERDMLMELQGKARYIYNTTGMNPRELKERITADFGASEENVFTINVMSFGFKHGIPIDADLVFDVRFLPNPYYIEELKPQSGLDNPVSEYVLEQQETQELIGKLTDLFEFMIPQYKREGKAQLTIAFGCTGGQHRSVTLAEYYGKILGSTDRTIVTHRDVKTRKA
- a CDS encoding NUDIX domain-containing protein codes for the protein MQRIANLLVIQDGQVLLLKKPRRGWYVAPGGKMEPGESIYEAAVREFTEETEAVPVGTHLKGVYTMVIKEDGKVIDEWMLFTFAASGLLGRPAEENREGVLEWHPVSSLQTLPMAEGDRTNLLFAAHQAGTQYGTFTYTPDFSLIRETIQYSDGGVKANGTD
- the trxB gene encoding thioredoxin-disulfide reductase, producing the protein MAEEKVFDVIIIGAGPAGLTAAVYTSRANLSTLMLERGVPGGQMVNTEEIENYPGFDHILGPDLSTKMYEHAQKFGAEYAYGDVSEITDEGDYKRVKAGSKEYKARAIIISSGAEYKKLGVPGEQEFSGRGVSYCAVCDGAFFKEKELVVVGGGDSAVEEGIYLTRFASKVTIVHRRDELRAQKIIQDRAFKNDKIDFIWNTTVDEIRGQEGKVSGVLLKSTEDESDRTFKAEGVFIYIGMLPLTKPFQSLGILNDEGYVKTNDQMETSVPGIYAAGDVREKTLRQVVTATGDGSIAAQAAQHYIEELKEKAGVEA
- the whiA gene encoding DNA-binding protein WhiA; this encodes MSFASETKKELTQVEADDCCGRAELSALIQMNGVLSFSDRKMSLDIQTENAAIARRIYTFLKRFYPYTVELLVRKKMRLKKNNVYICRLREGAKHVLQDLGILSDEFGFRRHIDPELIRKKCCKRAYLRGAFLAGGSVNNPETSSYHLEIYSLYKEHAEALAKLMNVFHLNSKTIERKKGFVTYLKEAEKIADFLSVAGAHMALLKFEDVRIIRDMRNSVNRLVNCETANLNKTIGAAIRQVENIRYIDDTIGIDQLPERLREIARLRVEYQDVTLKELGEMVSAGTVSKSGVNHRLRKIDEIAEALRRGEAVQR
- a CDS encoding gluconeogenesis factor YvcK family protein, coding for MERLTPQKKVVIIGGGTGLSTLLRGLKELDLDLTAVVTVADDGGSSGRLRSALDIPAPGDIRKVMAALSDVEPLVEEMFQFRFRQSVDLSGHSLGNLMLAALTEITGDFAHAVREMSRVLNIKGTVLPAANQIVTLHAELMDGTIVSGESKIPSYMQPIRRVYIDPPNARALQDSVKAIMAADVIMIGPGSLYTSILPNLLVTDIQKAVLDSKAKKLYICNLMTQAGETLDYTSADHVRVLYEHVGSSFLDGILLNMAQVPPKTAERYRLEKAAPVMFDVDRLTSLGLEVYREDIASIQEGSVRHEPKKVAEWLYNYALRH
- a CDS encoding sugar-binding transcriptional regulator — protein: MNPVSDAQQKLLPEMTELLKKRYSILSAVQLEGPIGRRALSEMVRLTERDVRKETDILRNQNLLIIQNGGMAISQEGISVLERLKETMRQWSGLSDMESALETVLGISRVVIVPQDSDEIAAVQTQIGREAARYLESRFTEFKRIAVTGGSTMAAVADELKTEKPDSQLEFIAARGGLGEDVLHQANTIASAFAKKTGASCRTLYLPDHLSAEAYEMMMREPFIREMNTLYDKAEIIVHGIGDAQEMAARRRSTPEELKVILDGGAVGESFGYYFNESGEVVYRIRTVGIQLEQLKKVPVILAVAGGKTKAKAILSYMKHAPKQTILFTDEGAAEAMLKKYNLTGGNRHDFKISD
- a CDS encoding HPr family phosphocarrier protein, coding for MTEKQVTVQLKAGLQARQAALFVQEANRYNADVYLEKEEKKVNAKSIMGIMSLAISRGTEVIISADGSDEESAVEGLAALVENNG
- a CDS encoding glutaredoxin family protein is translated as MLVFYTKKNCGLCEEAERMLELIKEDFPIEYRKVDIEQDEQLHEKYMLMIPVIEQEDKVLLYGNIGYVDLLEALKL